AGCGCGTCAGCCGCTCGACCTGCTCGCCCGTGGCCGGATCGACCACCTCGCTGATCAGGTCCCGGACCTCGGCGGCGTCGACGGCGTCGATCGAGGCCAAGGCGTCGGCCAGACCCTCCGCCCGGGCCTGCAGGTCCTCCGGGCTCACGCCGTCGGGCCCGACCAGTGAGACCAGCAGGTCGTACTCACCGACGAAGCTCGCAGCAGAGACCGACCGGTACTCGACCTGTGCGGCGTCGGGGACCTCCGCCCCCGCCGCGATCAGGCGCTCAGTGCCCTCCTCGGAGGACACGCCGTCCTCGAACTCGACGATGACGGCGAAGGTGTTGGGCTGGGACTGCGTGGTCGTGCTCGACACCCCGTCGACCTCGCCCAGGACCTCCTCGAGTGGGGCAGCCACGTCAGCATCGACCTGCTCCGGGTCACCGACGAAGTAGGCGCCGGTGACGAACGAGATGGGCGTGTCGACCGGCGGGAAGCCCTGCCGGTCCAGGCCCACGAAGAAGGCGTAGAGGCCCGACGCCAGGACCGCGACCAGCAGCGCGACGGTGAGCGCCCATCGTCGGCTGGCCCCGGTCGCGATGTCGGCGATGGTCGACCGGCCGGAGTCCGGGGGCGGTGCCGCCGACGGTGCCTCCTCCTCGGCCGGGGATGGACGATCGGCGTCTGGAGGGGTTTGGATGCTCACCCGGCGATGGTCGCTGCCATCGCCGGATCCTGCATCCGGGGAATCCCCTAGGTCTCAGGAGATCGGCTCGGCCTCGTCGCGGAGGACCCGCCGCAGGATCTTGCCGGACGCCGACTTCGGGATCTCGTCCATGAACGTGATCCGGTGCAGCTGCTTGTAGGTGGCGACCTCCTCGGCGACGAAGGCCTTGATGTCGTCTTCGCTCGCCTCCTCGCCGTCCTTCAGCACGACGTAGCCGACCGGCAGCTCACCGGCCTCGTCGTCCTGCAGGCCGATCACCGCAGCGTCGGCGACGGCCGGGTGGGTCAGCAACAGCGCCTCCAGCTCCGCCGGCGGGACCTGGAAGCCCTTGTACTTGATCAGCTCCTTCAGCCGGTCGACGATGTAGACGTGCCCGTCGGAGTCGATCACGGCGACGTCGCCGGTGTGCAGCCAGCCGTCGGCGTCGATGGTGCTGGCGGTCGCGGACTCGTTGCCGAAGTACCCCTTCATCACCAGGGGGCCCCGGACCCACAGCTCGCCACGCTCGTCGACGCCGAGGGACTCGCCCGATGAGGGGTCGACGATCATCGACTCGGCGTTCGGCACGGTCACGCCGACGGAGCCCGGCTTGTAGTCCCCGGGCACGGTCGTGTGGCTGACGGGGGAGAGCTCGGTCATGCCGTAGCCCTGGACGACCTCGCAGCCCAGGCGGCCACCCGCCTCCTCGCCGACCTCGGCGGACAGCGGGGCGGCGCCCGAGAAGATCTGCTGCAGGTTGGTCAGGTCGAACTGGTCGACGAGCGGGTGCTTGGCCAGGGCGACGACGATGGGCGGGGCGACGTAGGCACGCGTGCACTCGTACTGGTCGTTCAGCGAGAGGAACTGCTCGAGGTCGAAGCGCGGCATCGTCACGATCGTCGCGCCGACGTTGAGGCCGGCGTTCATGAGGACCTGCATGCCGTAGATGTGGAAGAACGGCAGGACCGCGACGAACGCCTCGTCCTCGGTGAAGCCCTGTGGCTCGGAGAACTGCACGACGTTGGCGACCAGGTTCTGATGGGTGAGCATCACGCCCTTGGACAGGCCGGTCGTGCCGGAGGAGTAGGGCATCACCACGACGTCTTCCTCCGGGGTGACCTCGACCTGCTCCTCCAGCGGCTCGCCCATGAGCTCCGACAGGGACGGGTAGTCCTCGGTCTGGTCGAGCGTGTAGACGTCGGTGATCCCGGCCTGTGCCGCGGCAGCCGCGGCCGTCTCGGCGACCATGCCGACCGTGACCATGATCGAGGCACCGGAGTTCTGCAGCTGGTGGCCGACCTCATCGGCGGTGTACGTCGGGTTGATCGTGGTGATGGCCCCGCCGGTCATCGCAACGCCGTGGAACACGACGGCGTACTCGGGGACGTTGGGGGCCATGATCGCCAGCACGTCGCCCGTGCCGAACCCGCGGGCGACCAGTCCGCCGGCGAGTGACTTGATCTGGCTGGCCAGCTGGCTGTAGCTGACCTCCCGGCCGGTGGGTCCGTCGACCAGCGCGGTCTTGTCACCGAGCTCGTCGGCCCGGGCGAGGATGAAGGGGGTCAACGCGGTGACGGGGATCTCGACGTCGGGAAGTGGGCTCTTGTGGATGATCTGGCTGCTCATGGTCTCTCCGGCACGTGGGGGAGCGGTGCGGGTGGAGGCACCGCGGGCTCGTCGGCTGGTCTACCCGAGAAACCCAGGTTGCAAGCGGAGGCGGACGGGAATCGAACCCGCCAGGACGACCATGTCGCCCTCGTCGGTGTTGAAGACCGCGGGGACCACCAGGAACCCAGACGCCTCCCAGAGAGGGCCCGAGCCTAGCCCGCCGGGCGTGGTCAGCGCGAGGTCGCTGACGTTTGCTCGATGGCGGACGGGACTACCCTGGCTGATATGGCTCACTCGCTGATCCACTACTCCGCAGACATCCCGACGCTTCGACGTCCCGTCATGATCGTCTCCCTCGACGGGTTCATCGACGCCGGGGATGCCGGGTCCAGCGCGGCCATGTTCCTGCGCCACCGCTGGGCCGCCAAGCCGATCGCGACCTTCGACCACGATGCCTTCATCGACTACCGGGCCCGCCGGCCCACGACCGTGATCGACAGCGGCCTGCTCAAGCGCGTCGAGTTCGACGAGTTGCGGGTCCTGGCCGCCCCGGTCGAGGCGGCAGAACACGATGCGGTCTTCCTCCTCGGTCCCGAGCCGGACATGAAGTGGGAGGCCTTCTGCGACACCGTCATCCGCCTCTCCCGCGACCTCGGCGTCGAGACCGTGATCAGCGTCGGTGCCTACCCGGCCGCCGCCCCGCACACCCGCCCCACCCAGATCGTCTCGGCCCGCAACATCGCAGCCGGCGACATCGTGCCCACCGCCCAGAAGGTCCCTGGCTACACCGGTCCGGTCGGCGCGCAGGTCATGCTCCTCCACCGCCTCGGCGCGGCCGAGATCCCCGCCATCGGACTCTGGGCCGAGGTGCCGCACTACATCTCCGCCAACCCCCACCCGGCCTCGGCCCTCGCTCTGGTCGAGATGGTCCAGGACACCTTCGGCACCACCGTCGACACCGAGGAGCTCGAGCTGGCCGCCGCCGCACACAACGTCCAGGTCGACGAGGCCGTCGCCGAGCACTCCGACGCCGCGGAGATGGTCGAACGCCTGGAAGCCCACCTGGACGGCGGCGGCGACACCGAACAGGTTCCCTCCGGTGACGACCTGGCCGCAGAGATCGAGCGCTTCCTCTCCGACCGCCAGGAGTAGTTCGGTTCCTCGCCCCGCTGCGGGTGACTCCGGTCACGCCAGCGCGACCTGGTCAACACACAGGCCGGCTCGAGCCAGCTACAGCAGCAGCCGGCACGCCGAGAGCACCGGGACCCGTCGCGTCAGGAGCCGTCCAGGCGCCCCACGCCGACGTTGAAGAGGCGGACCTTCGACTGGGCGACCAGCTGACCCTCCTCGTCGGCCATGTCGACGTTCCACAGCTGGACGGACCGGCCGAGGTGGACCGGCGTGGCCGTCGCGGTCACCGTTCCCGACCGGGTGGCCCGCAGGAAGTCGGTGTGGTTGCTCTGCCCCACCGCTCCAGCATCGGGTCCGCCCAGCTCTCGCGCGGCGAGGGCCCCGCCGATGCTGGCCACGGTCTCGGCGATGGCGCAGTACACGCCGCCGTGCACGATCCCGTAGGGCTGGTGGTGGGCCTCGGTGATCTCGAGTTGGGCGACGCACTTGAGCCGGGTCGCCAGCGTGAACGCCATCCCCATCGCCTCGACGAACCCGCCACGGCTGGCGTTCATCTCGGGGGCGTAGTTGCGCAGCGGGTTGCCGTCCTCGTCGGTGATGTCGCTCATGACCGGCAGGCTAACCGACGCTGACACGCGGAATACCCTGGCAAGCGATGAGCACCGTGCGCGACGTAGACAGCCAGACCTTCCAGACCGAGGTGATCGAGGCCTCGAAGAGCCGTCCGGTCGTCGTCGACTTCTGGGCTGCCTGGTGTGGCCCCTGTCGGCAACTCTCCCCACTGCTCGAGACCATGGCCGAGCGGTTCGCCGGCACCGTCGACGTGGTCAAGGTCGACGTCGACAGCAACCAGGCGCTCGCGCAGCAGTACCGGGTCCAGGGCATCCCCGCCGTCAAGGCCTTCGTCGACGGTCGGCTGGCCAGCGAGTTCACCGGCGTCCAACCCGAGCCGGTCATCGAGAACTTCTTCGCCTCCCTCGGCCCCTCGCCCGCAGACCAGCTCGTGACCAGCGCCCCGACCGCCGCCGACCCCGCAGCCGTCTACCAGGAGGCCCTCGACCTCGAGGCCGACCACCCCGCGGCCGCGATCGGCCTGGCGGGGATCCTGGCCGCTGACGGCAACGCCGACGAGGCCCGGGCCGTCCTCGCCCGCGCCCGCCCGACGCCGGAGGTGGCGCAGGCCATCGCGGAGCTCGACCTGGGCGCCGGAGGGACCGCCGACGTCGATGCCCTCCAAGCCGCAGTCGACGCCGGCGACGATGACGCCCGGGTTCCCCTCGGTCGTGCCCTTGCCGCTGGCGGCCAGCACCAGGACGCCATCGCGGTGCTGCTGGACGGGGTTCGGACGCCGGCCACGAAGGACGACGCCCGAACGGCGCTGCTGGACGTCTTCACGGTCCTCGGCAACGACCACGACCTGGTCAAGTCGGCCCGCCCACGGCTCGCGGCCGCGCTGTTCTAGCCTGGACCGTTATCGTGTGGCCCCATGGTCGAACAGGTTGAAGTAGTCGAGGACGACGAGCCCGAGGCAGCAGCGGAGGGCGAGGACAGCCCGGAGCCGATGATCACCGAGCCCGGCAAGCTCATGCGCATCGCGGTGATGTTGCGCGAGGTGCAGGGCGAGGCGAGGCGCGCGGACGCCGACGAGGGCGGCCGGTCGATGCTCCGGCAGGTCCACGAGCGGGCCATGGCGGAGCTGTGCGACGTCCTGTCCAGCGATCTGCAGGACGAGCTGTCGCAGTTCTCCTTCGAGTTCGACTCCGATGCGCCGTCACAGAGCGAGATCCTGATCGCTCAGGCGCAGCTCATCGGATGGCTGGAAGGCCTGTTCCAGGGCATCCAGGCCGCGATCTTCAACCAGCAGGCCGCGGCCCAGAAGCAGCTGGAGGCCATGCGGCAGCGCGGCCTGCCCCAGGGTCGCCCGGCCGGGCCGGGTCAGGATCAGCGCTCGGGCGGGGACTCCTCGCCGGGCAACTACCTCTGAGGACGCCGGACGGCGTAGAGTCACACCCCAGTCACAACCAGCCGTCAGAACCAGCAAGCCAAGGAGTCACCGCAACATGGGTCGCGCACGCGAACACTGGGAGCTGCTCCGTGCAGCCCTCGAGAAGACCGACGTCGAGGCCGTCGACGCGATGTACGCACCCGACGCCGTCTGGCTCGAGCCGCACAACCCGCCACACGAGACCAACAAGCTCATCGCCGCCTACCTGAGCTCGTGGATGCAGGCGCGGGAGAACATCGACGTCACGACCAAGCGGCTGCTCGAGTCCGGCGACGGCAGCTTCGTCGCCGTCGAGTGGGCCATCTCCTACACCGCCGCTGGCCGGCGCTGGAACTCGCTGCCCCGCTCCTCCTGGATCGAGGTCGGCGACGAGGGCATCACCTACCACCGGGACTACCTCTGACGCTCGGTCAGCCTCCCACTCAGCCGGCGGTGGCGATGAACAGGCCCGTCCCCTCCGCCAGCAGCTGCCCGTCCCCGGACTCGAGCCGGGACAGCAGGTGCAGCTTCCGGCCATCCCGCCGGTCGAGCCACGCCCGCGCCTCGAGTTCGGTCTGCACCGGTGTGGCGGCGGCGTAGCGCACCGTGAGCGTGCCGGTGAAGGCCGCCGTCCGCTCCAGCAGCAGGACGTAGCCCATGATGTCGTCGAGGATCGCGGCGATGATGCCGCCGTGGGCGCGCTCGGGGGCGCCCTCGAAGGCTGCGCCCAGGTTGATCCGGCCGACCGCCACGCCGCCATCGCGATGGACCCGCATCATGATGCCCATCGGGTTGATCCGGCCACTGACCACACACTCCTCGAAGTGCCGCATCGGCTGGCCGTCGTCGGGTGGGTCCAGCCACAGCTCCTTCTTGAGGACGGAGACGTCGCGGTGACGCCGGGGCGAGGCCTCGACCAGCTCTGACGTGGCATCGGCCTGACGGGCGATTCGCTCCAAGAGCTCCTCGTCGGCGTCGAAGGCCACCATCGCGTGGTTCAGTCGGCGAAGTGCGGCAGCGGCAGCCAGTCGGGGGTCGATGGACGCATCCTACGGCCCGACAGCGCTCAAGTGCGCCGCTCGTTGACCGATCTAGGAGGTGTCCCTCCATACCCCGCAGGCCCGCGGGGTCCAGCAGTCGACCAGAGACAAGGAGCGAGGAGCGTTGGTTCAGTCCCGAGGCGGTCTCCGGAACGCGCTGATTCCAGCTCTCGTGGTGATCGTGGTCGTCCTGACGATCCTGACCGTCAACACCAGCAGGGCCGAGCAGGAGGAGTTCGACCGGGACATCGAGGCTGCGGTCGACCTCGTGGCGCAACGAGTCGATGCTCGGCTCCAACGCGGGGTGCTGGAGGCTGAAGCCCTGCGTGGCTTGTTCGCCGCCTCGGAGGAGGTGGAGGCGGATGAGTTCGCCGCCTACACCTCGTTGCTCTTCGACAGTGAGACGTTGGAGGGCGTCACGGCCCTCGGCTGGTCACCCCGGGTCCTGCGGGAGGACATCCCGGCGCTCGAAGCCACCGTCCGCACCGACACCAGCATCAACCCGGACGGCAACCCCACGTTCGAGGTGTTCCCGCCCGTGACGGACGTCGACGCCGACCCGGTGGTGTACGTGGCCCCGAACTCCAACTCGGCGGCCTGGGGCTTCAACCTGGCCTCCAATCCCTCGCGACGGGCCGCACTCGACGCCGCCCGCGACACCGGGGAGGTGATCTCGACCGAGCCCCTCGTCCTGGTGCAGGAGGAGGCGGACAGCGCAGCCGTCATCCTCTACGCCGCGGTGTACGAGGGCGGGCGGACGCCCGCGACCGTTGCCGAACGGCAGGCTGCGTATCGGGGATCGGTCTCGGTGGTGCTCCGGAGCGTTGAGTTCATCGCGCCGGTGATCGCCGACCCGCGGATCGAGGTCACGCTGTACGACGTCACGACTGCCGACGTCGCCGAGTCCGCAGCCCAGTCCCAGTCCGCAGCCGCCGATCTGACGCCCCAGGGGGTGGCGCCGGCGGCCATGCTGCTGCCCGCCTTCGATCCGGCCGGCCGCACCGCGATCGAGCGGGTCGTCGATGCGCCGGGCCGGGAGTGGATGTTGGTCGCCTCAGCGGTTGAGCCTCGACCGGCGGCCGTGGACGCGGGCATCCTGATGCCACGGCTCCTCCCGCTCCTCGCCGTCGTGGGGCTGTTCCTGATCCTCGGACGGTCGGAGCGACGGGCCCTGGACGAGGCGCAGGTCGCAGCCGAGGAGGTTCGGGCGTCCGAGCAACGCCTCGGCGCGCTGGTCGCGAGCTCGCCCGACGGGCTGCTGCTGCTCGACGCCGAGGGCGCGGTGCAGTTCGCCAGCAACGAAGCCGACCGCCTGCTGTCCTACCACGGGCAACCGGTCGTCGATACCAACATCGAAGCGCTGCTCTCATCCGGTCGGGGACCGGTGTTGGACCGGCTGCGCGACATGACCGACGGCCGGGTCGAGTTCGAGGGTCGTTCCCCGTCTGGCACCGGGATCGACGTCACCGCGGTGGCCTTCGACGACGATCAGATCCTGGTGTCGGTGCGCGACGCCACGGCACGAATCCGGGCGTTCGACCTGATGGAACGCGCCGTCGTCCGGGAGCGGCAGGCAGCCGAGCGCGAGCGGGAGCTGGCGGCCTCCCGGCGGGCGTTGCTGTCGACGGTCTCCCACGAGCTGAAGACGCCGCTCACGGCCATCCTGGGCTTCTCGAGCCTCCTCAACCAGCAGACGAAGGACGACAACCCGGTCGTCGGACAAGCCGCCAATCGGATCGTCCGGAACGCCAAGACGTTGGTCAGCCTGGTCGACGACCTGGTGGCGTTCTCCCGTCTCGAGCGTGATGACTTCGTGCTCGACCTGGCCGATGTCGACGCCTGCGCGCTGGTCGAGGACATCGTCGAGTCGATGCGTCCGGTCCTCGACCAGCACCAGCTCACCGTGAGCGGGCAATCGGTGACGGCCGCGCTCGACCCCACCGCGGTCACGCGGATCATGTCGAACCTGTTGATCAACGCCGCTCGCTACACACCACCGGGGACCCATGTCGAGGTTGCGGTCGTACCGGATCGTGACGGCGTCCGGATCTCGGTGGACGACAGTGGTCCGGGGGTTCCCGCCGACGAGCGGCAGCTGATCTTCGAGCGGTATCAGCGTGGCTCCGGTGGTGCTGCCGCCACCAGCGTCGGGACCGGAGTGGGCCTGTGGGTCGTCCGCGAACTGGCCCACCGGATGGGCGGCGACGTGGTGCTCGAGGACTCCCAACTGGGTGGGGCACGATTCGTCGTGCGGCTGGCGAGCACCCACGCCGGCATGTCGACCGACGCGCCCGATGG
The sequence above is a segment of the Euzebya tangerina genome. Coding sequences within it:
- a CDS encoding 4-coumarate--CoA ligase family protein, with translation MSSQIIHKSPLPDVEIPVTALTPFILARADELGDKTALVDGPTGREVSYSQLASQIKSLAGGLVARGFGTGDVLAIMAPNVPEYAVVFHGVAMTGGAITTINPTYTADEVGHQLQNSGASIMVTVGMVAETAAAAAAQAGITDVYTLDQTEDYPSLSELMGEPLEEQVEVTPEEDVVVMPYSSGTTGLSKGVMLTHQNLVANVVQFSEPQGFTEDEAFVAVLPFFHIYGMQVLMNAGLNVGATIVTMPRFDLEQFLSLNDQYECTRAYVAPPIVVALAKHPLVDQFDLTNLQQIFSGAAPLSAEVGEEAGGRLGCEVVQGYGMTELSPVSHTTVPGDYKPGSVGVTVPNAESMIVDPSSGESLGVDERGELWVRGPLVMKGYFGNESATASTIDADGWLHTGDVAVIDSDGHVYIVDRLKELIKYKGFQVPPAELEALLLTHPAVADAAVIGLQDDEAGELPVGYVVLKDGEEASEDDIKAFVAEEVATYKQLHRITFMDEIPKSASGKILRRVLRDEAEPIS
- a CDS encoding PAC2 family protein; amino-acid sequence: MAHSLIHYSADIPTLRRPVMIVSLDGFIDAGDAGSSAAMFLRHRWAAKPIATFDHDAFIDYRARRPTTVIDSGLLKRVEFDELRVLAAPVEAAEHDAVFLLGPEPDMKWEAFCDTVIRLSRDLGVETVISVGAYPAAAPHTRPTQIVSARNIAAGDIVPTAQKVPGYTGPVGAQVMLLHRLGAAEIPAIGLWAEVPHYISANPHPASALALVEMVQDTFGTTVDTEELELAAAAHNVQVDEAVAEHSDAAEMVERLEAHLDGGGDTEQVPSGDDLAAEIERFLSDRQE
- a CDS encoding PaaI family thioesterase; the protein is MSDITDEDGNPLRNYAPEMNASRGGFVEAMGMAFTLATRLKCVAQLEITEAHHQPYGIVHGGVYCAIAETVASIGGALAARELGGPDAGAVGQSNHTDFLRATRSGTVTATATPVHLGRSVQLWNVDMADEEGQLVAQSKVRLFNVGVGRLDGS
- a CDS encoding tetratricopeptide repeat protein, whose product is MSTVRDVDSQTFQTEVIEASKSRPVVVDFWAAWCGPCRQLSPLLETMAERFAGTVDVVKVDVDSNQALAQQYRVQGIPAVKAFVDGRLASEFTGVQPEPVIENFFASLGPSPADQLVTSAPTAADPAAVYQEALDLEADHPAAAIGLAGILAADGNADEARAVLARARPTPEVAQAIAELDLGAGGTADVDALQAAVDAGDDDARVPLGRALAAGGQHQDAIAVLLDGVRTPATKDDARTALLDVFTVLGNDHDLVKSARPRLAAALF
- a CDS encoding proteasome activator translates to MVEQVEVVEDDEPEAAAEGEDSPEPMITEPGKLMRIAVMLREVQGEARRADADEGGRSMLRQVHERAMAELCDVLSSDLQDELSQFSFEFDSDAPSQSEILIAQAQLIGWLEGLFQGIQAAIFNQQAAAQKQLEAMRQRGLPQGRPAGPGQDQRSGGDSSPGNYL
- a CDS encoding nuclear transport factor 2 family protein, with the protein product MGRAREHWELLRAALEKTDVEAVDAMYAPDAVWLEPHNPPHETNKLIAAYLSSWMQARENIDVTTKRLLESGDGSFVAVEWAISYTAAGRRWNSLPRSSWIEVGDEGITYHRDYL
- a CDS encoding PaaI family thioesterase, whose protein sequence is MVAFDADEELLERIARQADATSELVEASPRRHRDVSVLKKELWLDPPDDGQPMRHFEECVVSGRINPMGIMMRVHRDGGVAVGRINLGAAFEGAPERAHGGIIAAILDDIMGYVLLLERTAAFTGTLTVRYAAATPVQTELEARAWLDRRDGRKLHLLSRLESGDGQLLAEGTGLFIATAG
- a CDS encoding CHASE domain-containing protein; translation: MVQSRGGLRNALIPALVVIVVVLTILTVNTSRAEQEEFDRDIEAAVDLVAQRVDARLQRGVLEAEALRGLFAASEEVEADEFAAYTSLLFDSETLEGVTALGWSPRVLREDIPALEATVRTDTSINPDGNPTFEVFPPVTDVDADPVVYVAPNSNSAAWGFNLASNPSRRAALDAARDTGEVISTEPLVLVQEEADSAAVILYAAVYEGGRTPATVAERQAAYRGSVSVVLRSVEFIAPVIADPRIEVTLYDVTTADVAESAAQSQSAAADLTPQGVAPAAMLLPAFDPAGRTAIERVVDAPGREWMLVASAVEPRPAAVDAGILMPRLLPLLAVVGLFLILGRSERRALDEAQVAAEEVRASEQRLGALVASSPDGLLLLDAEGAVQFASNEADRLLSYHGQPVVDTNIEALLSSGRGPVLDRLRDMTDGRVEFEGRSPSGTGIDVTAVAFDDDQILVSVRDATARIRAFDLMERAVVRERQAAERERELAASRRALLSTVSHELKTPLTAILGFSSLLNQQTKDDNPVVGQAANRIVRNAKTLVSLVDDLVAFSRLERDDFVLDLADVDACALVEDIVESMRPVLDQHQLTVSGQSVTAALDPTAVTRIMSNLLINAARYTPPGTHVEVAVVPDRDGVRISVDDSGPGVPADERQLIFERYQRGSGGAAATSVGTGVGLWVVRELAHRMGGDVVLEDSQLGGARFVVRLASTHAGMSTDAPDGQPGTVPV